A part of Streptomyces sp. NBC_01497 genomic DNA contains:
- a CDS encoding HAD family hydrolase: protein MGNRSAHLVWDWNGTLFDDIQAVLAATNASFAEIGMESLTLERYRELYCVPVPVFYERLVGRRPTEAEWLVMDETFHRHYTAHRTSCGLTEGAAELLAQWSLAGRSQSLCSLFAHEELLPVVGGFGIDRHFVRMDGRTGPSGVSKSDQMARHVASLTQSGGISAERTVVIGDALDDALAARHVGAYAVLYTGGSNSRASLSAAGVPVVDTLAEAVETAYALVG from the coding sequence ATGGGGAATCGGAGCGCACACCTCGTCTGGGACTGGAACGGCACGCTGTTCGACGACATCCAGGCGGTTCTCGCGGCGACCAACGCGTCGTTCGCCGAGATAGGCATGGAGTCGCTCACGCTGGAGCGGTACCGCGAGCTGTACTGCGTGCCCGTGCCGGTCTTCTACGAGCGGCTGGTCGGGCGGCGGCCGACGGAGGCCGAGTGGCTCGTGATGGACGAGACCTTCCACCGGCACTACACGGCCCACAGGACGTCCTGCGGGCTCACCGAGGGCGCGGCGGAACTGCTCGCGCAGTGGTCGCTCGCTGGCCGCTCCCAGTCGCTGTGCAGCCTTTTCGCGCACGAGGAGCTGCTGCCGGTGGTCGGCGGGTTCGGCATCGACCGGCACTTCGTACGGATGGACGGGCGGACGGGTCCCTCGGGGGTCAGCAAGTCCGACCAGATGGCCCGGCATGTGGCGTCGCTCACGCAGTCGGGCGGGATCAGCGCGGAGCGCACGGTCGTCATCGGGGACGCGCTGGACGACGCGCTGGCCGCGCGGCACGTGGGTGCGTACGCCGTGCTGTACACGGGTGGTTCGAACAGCAGGGCGAGCCTGTCGGCGGCCGGGGTGCCCGTGGTGGACACCCTGGCGGAAGCCGTCGAGACGGCGTACGCGCTGGTGGGGTGA